The following are from one region of the Arachis duranensis cultivar V14167 chromosome 10, aradu.V14167.gnm2.J7QH, whole genome shotgun sequence genome:
- the LOC127742381 gene encoding uncharacterized protein LOC127742381: MKKRKKGEAGEGFHGSRVREKEERQRGGCHCHRRRHCRPSMEPCVGAEERRRELAVASPRRHRARCRRARRERSDREREREREDLRGSHRRKEFAAASRCLRRRHSSSLLSDAVAVREEERELALPLDPPFLTVSVAAVSALLLPPLPRGATPLCFWPPENLVAVAEKTLPFQLSSPEI; encoded by the exons atgaagaaaagaaagaaaggggaaGCAGGGGAGGGGTTCCATGGAAGTAGAGTGAGGGAGAAAGAGGAAAGGCAGCGCGGTGGGTGTCACTGCCACCGTCGCCGCCATTGCCGTCCGTCCATGGAGCCTTGTGTCGGGGCGGAGGAGAGGAGGAGGGAGCTTGCCGTCGCGTCACCACGTCGCCATCGAGCTCGCTGCCGGCGAGCACGAAGAGAGAGATCGgatagagaaagagagagagagagagaagactTACGAGGGAGTCACCGCAGGAAGGAGTTCGCCGCCGCGTCCCGTTGCCTGCGCCGCCGTCATTCATCCTCCCTGCTGTCCGACGCCGTCGCCGTTCGCGAAGAAGAGAGGGAGCTCGCGTTGCCATTAGATCCGCCGTTCCTCACTGTTTCTGTCGCCGCCGTCAGTGCCTTGCTGCTGCCGCCGCTGCCGCGGGGAGCTACGCCTCTATGTTTCTGGCCACCGGAAAACCTCGTCGCCGTCGCCGAAAAAACTCTGCCG TTTCAGCTATCGTCGCCGGAGATCTAG